A single window of Rhizobium indicum DNA harbors:
- a CDS encoding acyltransferase, with product MAQVDKASYRNRGGVIQRLVTAYKRFRYFAAAGENLVVKRSAEFRLVGHAVLEVGDNVTIQDQSFFQLTMPEPKVFIGNNTVIGRRNIITAKNRISIGNDVLIGSDVQIIDHGHGMRRDTPIRLQKAEIGTVEIGNDVWIGAGAKILMNVKIGNGAVIGANAVVISDIPEYAIAVGSPARVVKYRE from the coding sequence ATGGCACAGGTCGACAAGGCATCATATCGCAATCGAGGCGGCGTAATCCAACGGCTCGTCACTGCTTACAAGCGCTTCCGCTACTTCGCCGCGGCCGGCGAAAATCTTGTGGTGAAGCGTAGCGCTGAGTTCCGCCTGGTCGGTCATGCCGTCCTTGAGGTTGGCGATAACGTCACCATCCAAGATCAGTCGTTCTTTCAACTTACAATGCCAGAGCCCAAAGTCTTCATCGGCAACAACACCGTAATCGGCCGGCGCAACATCATCACGGCGAAGAACCGAATATCAATCGGCAATGATGTCCTGATCGGCTCTGATGTCCAGATCATCGATCACGGCCACGGCATGAGGCGCGATACGCCGATCAGGCTTCAGAAGGCTGAGATCGGCACAGTTGAGATCGGTAACGATGTCTGGATAGGCGCCGGAGCGAAGATCCTGATGAACGTCAAAATCGGCAATGGCGCCGTGATTGGAGCGAACGCCGTTGTGATAAGCGATATCCCAGAATATGCAATCGCTGTCGGTTCGCCGGCAAGGGTTGTCAAATATCGTGAATAG